The Novipirellula artificiosorum genome includes a window with the following:
- a CDS encoding polysaccharide deacetylase family protein yields the protein MNLFRSAALNARVLLTAPVREVRNRWMQKQLASPMFVPFYHRVADTHPNDWTISCHQFERHVNYCESRFDLIGLDELQRRVEQKDSPRPSVTFSFDDGYAENCDFALPLLAERGIPCIYFVAIDHLQRQIPFPHDCEAGVPLAVNTLTQLREIAAMGIEIGLHTRNHVDFSKVTDQRTVHHEITNAKQELEQMIGSRVRYFAFPYGLPAQLTRVAIDAVYESGMEGFCSAFGGYNTVGRDSFHIRRFHGDTCFARLQNWLSFDPEKLRREPAIDYRIGHGASAREFGRVNSEALPV from the coding sequence ATGAACCTGTTCCGATCCGCCGCTCTGAATGCCCGCGTTCTGTTGACCGCTCCGGTGCGAGAGGTCCGGAATCGATGGATGCAAAAGCAATTGGCTTCACCGATGTTCGTGCCGTTTTATCATCGGGTGGCTGATACCCATCCGAACGATTGGACGATCTCGTGTCATCAGTTTGAACGCCATGTGAACTATTGCGAATCAAGGTTCGATTTGATTGGCTTGGATGAACTCCAACGTCGCGTCGAGCAAAAGGACTCGCCACGTCCGAGTGTCACGTTTTCATTCGACGACGGTTATGCAGAGAATTGTGACTTTGCTTTGCCGCTCTTGGCGGAACGCGGCATCCCATGCATTTACTTTGTGGCAATCGATCATCTTCAACGTCAAATCCCCTTTCCTCATGATTGTGAGGCGGGCGTCCCGTTAGCGGTCAACACGCTGACCCAACTTCGCGAAATCGCGGCCATGGGAATTGAGATTGGTTTGCACACGCGCAACCATGTCGATTTTTCAAAAGTTACGGATCAACGGACGGTGCACCATGAAATCACGAATGCCAAGCAAGAACTCGAGCAGATGATCGGTAGTCGGGTTCGGTACTTTGCCTTCCCGTACGGACTACCTGCGCAATTGACGCGTGTTGCAATCGATGCGGTCTACGAATCTGGGATGGAGGGTTTTTGCAGTGCGTTCGGCGGTTACAACACGGTCGGCCGGGATTCGTTTCACATTCGTCGTTTTCATGGCGACACCTGTTTCGCTCGGCTTCAGAATTGGCTCAGCTTCGATCCCGAAAAACTAAGGCGTGAACCGGCGATCGACTATCGCATTGGACATGGAGCGTCTGCGAGGGAGTTCGGCCGTGTCAATTCCGAGGCGCTTCCGGTTTAA